In Nostoc sp. UHCC 0926, a single genomic region encodes these proteins:
- a CDS encoding CU044_2847 family protein: MARKLLELNTEDGGTILVAVELPDASVGRVSPTGELPIEKVEANFDAVKELIVRGCRPITKAFRTLQQESQPVSGEVEFGVNFTAKGSVYVVESTGQASLKVKITWKLALEENK, encoded by the coding sequence ATGGCTCGTAAACTTTTAGAACTGAATACAGAGGATGGCGGCACGATTTTGGTAGCAGTTGAGCTACCAGATGCATCAGTAGGTCGTGTGTCGCCCACTGGCGAGTTACCTATAGAAAAAGTAGAGGCTAACTTCGATGCAGTTAAGGAATTGATTGTTCGCGGGTGTCGCCCAATTACAAAGGCGTTTCGTACCTTGCAGCAAGAATCGCAACCCGTAAGCGGAGAAGTTGAGTTTGGGGTAAATTTTACCGCCAAAGGCTCGGTTTATGTGGTCGAATCCACTGGGCAGGCATCACTGAAGGTGAAAATAACTTGGAAACTGGCACTAGAAGAAAACAAGTAA
- a CDS encoding AAA-like domain-containing protein, translated as MNWELVKACTVAIATPEGYIQGTGFFISPKGHLLTCAHVVESAGGWEEVRVNGQGVELVYLGDRTRDDFAILQLSGYEGASVPLAFNFQPMDRFLSIGYGRTDFPQGASIDGTITDINPQSEFSNLPMLRLRVKANSQQVQGGYSGSPVFDAETQRVIGIIAAYDNTEGALALPLVTVQQKWSNLSLFLDINQNVPLLPPNSDSARVFISYRSQDPDLSLAQYFYEAIKAAGHEVFMAGESIRLGENWPQRIDTELERCDYFLLLLSPQSATSEMVTEEVRRAKQLQDLRPEHKPVILPIRVNFLLSSPLNYDLRGYLSQIQQREWKSPADTLRILQEILSLLTEDGRRSANRAAIEELPTVAPAWETQESPPLPVAEPELPEGQVDLVSEFYIERPPIESRCYEAILKPGSLIRIKAPRQMGKTSLMARILHHASQQGCLAVSLSFQLADGKVFADLDKFLQWFCASVGRRLRLANKLADYWDVIYGSKDNCTAYFEEYLLPEINQPLALGLDEVDRIFQYPEIAADFFGLLRAWHEDAKNRDIWKKLRLVVVHSTEVYIPMNINQSPFNVGLPIELPEFNAQQVLDLARRHGLNWSFTQVEQLMGMVGGHPYLVRVALYHIARQDITLNLLLQTAPTEAGPYSDHLREQRPELAAAIKKVVANTSPVRLDSIQCFKLLSMGLLQQQANDVMPRCDLYRQYFRDRLRVS; from the coding sequence ATGAATTGGGAATTAGTTAAAGCTTGTACCGTGGCGATCGCTACCCCAGAAGGTTACATCCAAGGCACGGGCTTTTTTATCTCACCCAAAGGACATTTACTCACCTGCGCTCATGTAGTTGAGTCGGCAGGGGGTTGGGAGGAAGTGCGAGTCAATGGGCAAGGGGTCGAGTTGGTTTATTTAGGCGATCGCACCCGCGATGATTTCGCGATATTGCAATTATCCGGTTATGAAGGTGCTTCAGTTCCCTTAGCTTTTAATTTTCAGCCGATGGATCGATTTCTGTCTATTGGCTATGGGCGAACGGATTTTCCCCAAGGTGCTTCGATTGATGGCACGATCACTGATATTAATCCCCAATCTGAATTTAGCAACTTACCAATGTTGCGGTTGCGAGTCAAGGCGAATTCGCAACAAGTGCAAGGGGGTTATAGCGGTTCGCCCGTATTTGATGCAGAAACTCAACGAGTTATTGGCATAATTGCCGCTTATGACAATACAGAAGGCGCATTGGCTCTACCTCTGGTTACGGTGCAACAAAAATGGTCAAATTTGTCACTATTTCTGGATATTAATCAGAACGTGCCACTATTGCCACCAAATAGCGATAGCGCCAGAGTTTTTATTAGCTATCGCAGTCAAGATCCAGACTTGAGCCTTGCCCAGTATTTTTATGAAGCAATCAAAGCTGCTGGACATGAAGTATTTATGGCGGGTGAGAGTATTCGCTTGGGGGAAAACTGGCCCCAGCGCATCGATACAGAATTAGAACGGTGTGATTATTTTCTGCTGCTTTTATCTCCACAATCAGCAACCAGTGAGATGGTAACAGAAGAAGTAAGAAGGGCAAAGCAGCTACAAGATTTGCGTCCTGAGCATAAACCAGTAATTTTGCCCATTCGTGTCAATTTTCTTTTAAGTTCACCACTAAATTATGATTTACGGGGTTATTTAAGTCAGATTCAGCAGCGAGAGTGGAAATCGCCCGCCGATACTCTGAGGATTTTGCAAGAAATTTTGTCATTGTTGACCGAAGATGGTAGAAGGAGCGCAAATCGTGCCGCTATAGAGGAATTACCAACTGTAGCACCTGCTTGGGAAACTCAGGAAAGTCCGCCTCTACCAGTTGCAGAACCAGAATTGCCAGAAGGACAAGTAGATTTAGTTTCGGAATTTTATATTGAACGTCCCCCTATCGAATCTCGCTGCTACGAGGCAATTTTGAAGCCAGGATCTTTGATTCGGATCAAAGCGCCTCGGCAGATGGGTAAAACCTCACTTATGGCACGGATTCTCCATCACGCTTCACAACAGGGTTGTTTAGCTGTCTCTTTGAGCTTTCAGTTAGCAGATGGGAAAGTTTTTGCCGATTTAGATAAGTTTCTTCAGTGGTTTTGTGCCAGCGTCGGACGGAGGTTGAGGCTAGCCAACAAGTTAGCAGATTACTGGGATGTGATTTATGGCAGTAAGGACAATTGCACCGCTTATTTCGAGGAGTATCTCTTGCCAGAAATCAACCAACCCCTAGCATTGGGATTGGATGAAGTTGATCGTATATTTCAATATCCCGAAATTGCCGCAGACTTTTTTGGGCTGTTACGCGCTTGGCATGAAGATGCCAAAAACCGGGATATTTGGAAAAAACTGCGGTTGGTAGTAGTGCATTCCACAGAAGTTTATATTCCGATGAATATAAATCAATCGCCGTTTAATGTAGGCTTGCCAATTGAGTTACCAGAGTTTAACGCTCAACAGGTTCTTGATTTAGCACGAAGGCATGGACTCAATTGGAGTTTTACCCAAGTTGAACAACTAATGGGAATGGTGGGAGGACATCCCTATCTTGTACGAGTGGCACTTTATCACATTGCCAGACAGGATATTACGCTCAATCTGCTTTTGCAAACAGCCCCCACAGAAGCTGGCCCTTATAGCGACCATTTACGTGAACAGCGTCCAGAGTTAGCTGCTGCTATTAAAAAGGTAGTTGCCAATACTAGCCCAGTTCGGTTGGATTCGATACAATGCTTTAAATTACTCAGTATGGGCTTATTACAACAGCAAGCAAATGATGTAATGCCGCGTTGTGATTTATATCGTCAATATTTCCGCGATCGCTTGAGAGTTAGCTGA
- a CDS encoding AAA-like domain-containing protein: MNIEQNPAYEYQVGGSLPVDAPSYVKRQADQDLYEGLKAGEFCYVLNSRQMGKSSLRVQTMQRLQKEDIACAAIDLMKIGSQNLTPEQWYTGVVRSLLSSFELSGKFNLRSWWRDQDHLSPVQRLSEFIEEVLLVEISQSIVIFVDEIDSILSLNFSSDDFFALIRDCYNQRADKPEYKRLTFTLLGVATPSDLIKDKSRTPFNVGRAIELKGFQLHEVQPLAQGLVRKVSNLQALLQEVLAWTGGQPFLTQKLCKLIPAGIEVEGVEELVRSHIIKNWESQDEPEHLRTIRDRILRDEQRAKRLLGLYQQILQWGKVVADNSSEKMELRLSGLVVQQQGKLRVYNCIYESVFDQSWVNKALGDLRPYAEALTGWITSNDDSWLLRGQALEDAWAWVADRSLSNEDYQFLDASQKLGRQNIFKKLNLQGAEQIKKEFLANISHELRTPLNTTIGFLKLILDGMADNQEEQKQFLEEAHQSSLDLLNIINDMLDIAKIEAGKVEMELGAIKLNELFSDVENFMRPHAEVRNLSLLMQVPDTYDEIIVRGDYQRLKQVMLNLVGNAIKFTHQGGIIVKCYVVRKKVISQDQQFPGVVTVEIADTGIGVSPDKLDKLFQLFSRVDDYPSDKSRGTGLGLAMSQSLIQSMSGTLNFYSLGEGLGSTVTFTVPLCQEPMIIEPELNNSQVLE, translated from the coding sequence ATGAACATAGAACAAAACCCAGCTTATGAATATCAAGTTGGTGGCAGTTTACCTGTTGATGCCCCCAGTTATGTAAAGCGTCAGGCAGACCAAGATTTGTATGAGGGATTAAAGGCTGGAGAATTTTGTTATGTTTTGAACTCCAGGCAGATGGGTAAGTCTAGCTTGCGAGTCCAAACAATGCAACGGCTACAAAAGGAAGACATAGCCTGTGCTGCAATTGATTTAATGAAAATTGGTAGCCAGAATCTTACACCAGAGCAATGGTATACAGGTGTAGTGCGTAGTTTGCTGAGTAGTTTCGAGCTTTCAGGAAAGTTTAATTTACGGAGTTGGTGGCGCGATCAGGATCATCTTTCTCCCGTACAGCGATTGAGTGAATTTATCGAAGAAGTTCTGCTAGTTGAAATTTCTCAATCTATCGTCATTTTTGTAGATGAAATCGACAGCATTCTCAGCTTGAATTTTTCTAGTGACGACTTTTTTGCTTTAATCAGAGACTGCTATAACCAGCGTGCTGATAAGCCCGAATATAAGCGCCTCACTTTCACATTGCTGGGGGTGGCTACTCCGTCAGATTTGATTAAAGATAAAAGCCGCACGCCGTTTAATGTTGGTCGGGCGATTGAACTCAAAGGTTTTCAGCTACATGAAGTTCAACCTTTAGCTCAAGGATTAGTAAGGAAAGTTAGTAATCTCCAAGCACTGCTGCAAGAGGTTTTGGCTTGGACGGGTGGACAACCATTTCTTACCCAAAAACTTTGCAAACTCATTCCTGCTGGTATAGAAGTTGAGGGAGTTGAAGAATTGGTGCGATCGCACATCATTAAAAATTGGGAATCACAGGATGAGCCAGAACATTTGAGGACAATACGCGATCGCATTCTTAGGGATGAGCAACGAGCCAAACGTTTACTAGGATTGTATCAGCAAATTTTGCAATGGGGGAAAGTAGTAGCTGATAACAGTTCAGAAAAAATGGAATTGCGGCTATCTGGTTTAGTGGTACAGCAGCAAGGGAAGTTAAGAGTCTATAACTGTATTTATGAATCTGTTTTTGACCAGAGTTGGGTTAATAAAGCGTTAGGAGATTTGCGTCCTTATGCTGAAGCTTTGACAGGCTGGATTACTTCCAACGATGACTCATGGCTATTACGCGGACAAGCATTGGAGGATGCATGGGCATGGGTAGCAGACAGAAGCTTGAGCAATGAGGATTATCAGTTTTTAGATGCAAGCCAAAAATTGGGAAGGCAAAACATTTTCAAGAAACTTAACTTACAAGGAGCCGAACAAATAAAAAAAGAGTTTTTAGCCAATATTTCTCATGAACTTCGTACTCCCCTTAATACGACAATAGGTTTCTTGAAGCTAATTTTAGATGGTATGGCAGACAATCAAGAGGAACAAAAACAGTTTCTGGAGGAAGCTCACCAATCATCACTAGACTTGCTCAATATTATCAATGACATGTTAGACATCGCTAAAATAGAAGCAGGCAAAGTGGAGATGGAATTGGGAGCAATAAAGCTCAATGAACTATTCAGTGATGTAGAAAATTTCATGCGTCCTCATGCTGAGGTGAGAAACCTCAGTTTGCTTATGCAAGTGCCTGATACCTATGATGAAATTATTGTCCGAGGTGATTATCAACGCCTAAAGCAAGTGATGCTAAATCTAGTTGGCAACGCCATCAAATTTACCCATCAAGGCGGTATAATCGTCAAGTGCTATGTAGTTCGCAAAAAGGTAATATCTCAAGATCAGCAATTTCCTGGTGTGGTGACAGTGGAGATTGCAGATACTGGTATTGGTGTTTCCCCGGACAAATTAGACAAACTGTTTCAATTGTTCAGCCGTGTCGATGATTACCCTAGTGATAAATCCCGTGGTACAGGCTTAGGATTGGCTATGTCCCAAAGCCTAATACAGTCAATGTCAGGTACTCTGAATTTTTACAGCCTGGGTGAAGGACTTGGTTCCACAGTCACATTTACCGTACCACTGTGCCAAGAACCCATGATTATTGAACCTGAATTAAATAATTCCCAAGTGTTGGAATAA
- a CDS encoding type II toxin-antitoxin system HicA family toxin codes for MPTFGPIKRPDLIRYLRQLGFEGPFSGSKHQYMLKDDITVRIPNPHKSDIGKGLLAEILRQAEIEKDEWENL; via the coding sequence ATGCCTACCTTTGGCCCAATTAAGCGCCCTGACTTAATTCGCTACTTAAGGCAACTAGGGTTTGAAGGGCCATTTTCTGGTAGCAAGCATCAGTATATGCTTAAGGACGATATCACGGTAAGAATACCAAACCCTCATAAAAGCGACATTGGCAAAGGGCTTTTGGCTGAAATATTGCGACAAGCTGAAATTGAAAAAGATGAGTGGGAGAATTTGTAG
- a CDS encoding type II toxin-antitoxin system HicB family antitoxin yields the protein MLTKYLKAALHQAKYQILADDGTFYGEIPYFQGVWANTDTLETCRDELEEVLEEWILLRVSRNLPLPIVDGINLSIKEVA from the coding sequence ATGTTGACAAAATACCTAAAAGCTGCATTACATCAAGCAAAATATCAGATTTTGGCTGATGATGGTACATTTTATGGAGAAATTCCTTACTTCCAAGGTGTCTGGGCTAACACAGATACTTTAGAAACTTGTAGAGATGAATTAGAAGAAGTTCTAGAAGAGTGGATTTTATTGCGAGTATCTCGAAATCTACCTTTACCTATTGTTGATGGCATTAACTTGTCAATCAAGGAAGTGGCATAA
- the ureC gene encoding urease subunit alpha, giving the protein MSYRMDRRAYAETYGPTVGDRIRLADTELFIEVEQDFTTYGDEVKFGGGKVIRDGMGQSPISNADGAVDLVITNALILDWWGIVKADIGIKDGKIFKIGKAGNPYIQDNVDIIIGPGTEALAGEGMILTAGGIDAHIHFICPQQIEVAIASGITTMIGGGTGPATGTNATTCTPGPWNIYRMLQAADAFPVNLGFLGKGNASQPQGLVEQVAAGAMGLKLHEDWGTTPAAIDTCLSVADEYDVQVAIHTDTLNEAGFVEDTIAAFKNRTIHTYHTEGAGGGHAPDIIKVCSQANVLPSSTNPTRPYTLNTLDEHLDMLMVCHHLDPAIAEDVAFAESRIRRETIAAEDILHDLGAFSMISSDSQAMGRVGEVIIRTWQTSHKMKVQRGTLNPQGTEQRADNFRAKRYVAKYTINPAIAHGIAQYVGSVEEGKLADLCLWRSAFFGVKPEIVIKGGMIAWSQMGDANASIPTPQPVYMRPMFGSFAGARHATSLTFVSQAALEKEIPSQLGLQKAAVAVSGTRQLSKRDMKLNDALPHIEVDPETYEVRADGELLICEPATVLPMAQRYFLF; this is encoded by the coding sequence ATGAGTTACAGAATGGATCGCCGCGCTTACGCCGAAACTTACGGGCCAACTGTAGGCGATCGCATCCGACTTGCAGACACAGAATTATTTATTGAAGTTGAACAAGATTTCACCACCTACGGCGACGAAGTGAAATTTGGCGGTGGTAAAGTTATTAGAGATGGAATGGGACAATCCCCCATTTCTAACGCCGATGGTGCTGTAGATTTAGTCATTACCAATGCCTTAATTCTCGATTGGTGGGGTATTGTCAAAGCGGATATTGGCATTAAAGATGGCAAGATTTTCAAAATTGGTAAAGCCGGGAATCCTTATATTCAAGACAATGTAGATATTATTATTGGCCCCGGAACTGAAGCCTTAGCTGGTGAAGGAATGATTCTCACTGCTGGCGGTATTGATGCCCATATTCATTTTATTTGTCCCCAACAGATTGAAGTTGCGATCGCTTCCGGTATTACCACCATGATCGGCGGCGGTACTGGCCCAGCTACGGGTACAAATGCCACTACCTGCACTCCCGGACCTTGGAACATTTACCGAATGCTGCAAGCTGCTGATGCTTTTCCCGTCAACTTAGGATTTTTGGGCAAAGGTAACGCTAGTCAACCCCAAGGACTTGTAGAACAAGTAGCCGCCGGTGCAATGGGATTAAAACTTCATGAAGACTGGGGAACCACACCCGCAGCAATTGATACTTGCCTCAGTGTTGCTGATGAATATGATGTGCAAGTAGCGATTCATACTGATACCCTGAACGAAGCCGGATTTGTGGAAGATACGATCGCAGCTTTCAAGAATCGTACCATCCACACCTACCACACTGAAGGCGCAGGCGGCGGACACGCACCAGATATTATCAAAGTTTGCAGCCAAGCCAATGTCCTGCCATCTTCCACTAACCCTACACGCCCTTACACCCTCAACACCTTAGATGAACACCTGGATATGTTGATGGTATGTCATCACCTTGATCCAGCGATCGCTGAAGATGTAGCTTTTGCCGAGTCCCGCATCCGGCGAGAAACCATTGCTGCTGAAGACATTTTGCACGACTTAGGCGCATTTAGCATGATTTCTTCCGACTCCCAGGCAATGGGAAGAGTAGGCGAAGTGATAATTCGCACCTGGCAGACATCTCACAAAATGAAGGTGCAACGGGGAACTCTTAACCCACAGGGAACGGAGCAAAGAGCAGACAATTTTCGGGCAAAAAGGTATGTTGCTAAGTACACTATCAACCCAGCGATCGCTCACGGAATTGCTCAATATGTGGGTTCAGTGGAAGAGGGAAAATTAGCAGATTTATGTTTGTGGCGATCGGCGTTTTTTGGTGTGAAACCAGAGATAGTGATTAAAGGCGGAATGATTGCATGGTCGCAAATGGGTGATGCCAACGCTAGTATTCCCACACCGCAACCAGTGTATATGCGACCGATGTTTGGTAGTTTTGCAGGGGCACGTCATGCTACATCATTAACTTTTGTTTCCCAAGCAGCTTTAGAGAAAGAAATTCCCAGCCAGCTAGGTTTACAAAAGGCAGCAGTTGCAGTTTCTGGGACACGCCAATTGAGTAAGCGGGATATGAAGCTGAATGATGCACTACCCCACATTGAAGTTGATCCAGAAACCTATGAAGTTAGGGCAGATGGTGAGTTGCTGATTTGTGAACCTGCGACAGTTTTACCAATGGCGCAGAGGTACTTTTTGTTTTAA
- a CDS encoding urease subunit beta, whose product MIPGEIITLAGEIELNVGRSTIKLQVSNTGDRPIQVGSHYHFYEVNTALNFDREKARGMRLDIPAGTAVRFEPGDEKEITLVPFVGTRQVYGFNAKINGNL is encoded by the coding sequence ATGATTCCTGGGGAAATTATCACACTAGCAGGTGAAATTGAACTAAATGTTGGTCGCTCAACTATAAAATTGCAAGTTTCAAATACAGGCGATCGCCCTATACAAGTCGGTTCACACTATCACTTTTATGAAGTTAACACCGCCTTAAATTTTGACAGAGAAAAAGCGCGAGGAATGCGCCTCGATATCCCCGCCGGAACCGCAGTCCGCTTTGAACCAGGCGACGAAAAAGAAATAACTCTAGTCCCCTTTGTTGGTACTCGCCAAGTCTACGGCTTCAACGCCAAAATTAACGGAAACCTCTAA
- a CDS encoding AAA family ATPase, which yields MVSPYRLTSVKIQGYRPFSNFEAPLQPLEIIVGANGAGKSSLFEFLRFLRESLSQDMPAEIVPDSIGQQIFHIPGPAKFQWDIEIDTGRPVGIRYLGELMGPVGRTQVSYERVESSKPFSDKYTNPYIYMDIKGNRGVVQDPDTKKIAQQEIALKRPNQLALSVMTNPSLEDLYNLREYIRDWKFYSSFNIANYKIRKLVPIEQEPVLREDTGNLSSILHYLMTEHRSAFDELQQHLRSVVPGFKGLTVKARGGPGEVIAFWQESGIDQDLSLADLSDGILRLICWICLCVQPNPPSLICIDEPDQGVHPRTLPVLAGLFEKASERTQIFLATHASYFLTQFDISQIAVLRKENGEAKFIKPGNSQVLIDMLDDFGSDEIEQLHRSDELERLP from the coding sequence ATGGTATCACCATACCGATTAACATCAGTCAAAATTCAAGGTTATCGACCTTTTAGTAATTTTGAAGCGCCATTACAACCATTAGAAATTATTGTTGGTGCTAATGGTGCTGGAAAATCTAGTTTGTTTGAATTTCTGAGATTTTTACGAGAAAGTTTATCTCAAGATATGCCAGCAGAAATAGTTCCTGATTCTATTGGTCAACAGATTTTTCATATTCCAGGCCCAGCTAAGTTTCAATGGGATATAGAAATTGATACAGGTCGTCCAGTTGGGATTAGATATTTAGGGGAACTCATGGGGCCTGTTGGTCGAACTCAAGTTTCCTATGAACGTGTAGAATCATCTAAACCTTTTAGTGATAAATACACTAATCCATATATATATATGGATATTAAAGGTAATAGAGGTGTTGTTCAAGACCCTGACACCAAAAAAATTGCACAGCAAGAGATTGCGCTAAAGCGGCCTAATCAGCTTGCTTTAAGTGTAATGACAAATCCATCACTTGAGGATTTATATAACTTACGTGAATATATTCGTGATTGGAAGTTTTATAGTTCTTTTAATATAGCAAATTATAAAATACGCAAATTAGTTCCTATTGAACAAGAACCTGTTTTACGTGAAGATACAGGAAATTTAAGTTCAATTTTGCATTACTTAATGACTGAACATAGATCAGCATTTGATGAACTACAACAACACTTGCGTTCTGTGGTTCCTGGTTTTAAAGGTTTGACAGTAAAAGCTCGTGGTGGGCCAGGAGAAGTGATAGCTTTTTGGCAGGAATCAGGAATTGATCAAGACCTTAGCCTTGCTGATTTATCAGATGGTATTCTACGCCTAATTTGTTGGATTTGTCTTTGTGTGCAGCCAAATCCACCTTCTTTAATTTGTATCGACGAACCAGACCAAGGCGTTCATCCTCGAACCCTTCCTGTTCTTGCTGGTTTATTTGAAAAAGCTTCTGAACGCACCCAAATTTTCTTGGCTACTCATGCTTCTTATTTCCTCACTCAATTTGACATATCTCAAATTGCTGTACTCAGAAAAGAAAATGGGGAAGCAAAATTTATTAAACCTGGCAATTCTCAAGTTTTAATAGATATGCTTGATGATTTTGGCTCAGATGAAATAGAACAGTTACACCGTAGTGATGAATTAGAGCGACTTCCATGA
- the ureA gene encoding urease subunit gamma has product MQLTPQEKDKLLIFTAALLAERRKQRGLKLNYPEAVAYISAAILEGARDGQTVAELMSYGTTLLTRGDVMEGIPEMVHDVQVEATFLDGTKLVTVHNPIR; this is encoded by the coding sequence ATGCAATTGACGCCGCAGGAAAAAGATAAGCTATTAATTTTTACTGCTGCTTTATTAGCAGAAAGACGTAAACAAAGGGGTTTAAAACTGAATTATCCCGAAGCAGTTGCTTATATTTCTGCTGCTATTTTAGAAGGGGCAAGAGATGGGCAAACTGTAGCTGAATTGATGAGTTATGGTACAACTTTATTGACGCGGGGTGATGTCATGGAAGGGATACCTGAAATGGTGCATGATGTACAGGTAGAAGCAACTTTTCTTGATGGCACAAAGTTAGTAACAGTACATAATCCAATTCGTTAA
- a CDS encoding urease accessory protein UreD codes for MTCNSQTAEGWHGKLNLVYADRQGKTQLIYNHQQAPLKVQRPFYPEGEKVCHSVILHTAGGMVGGDRLSSNIHLQPQAQALITTAVASKIYRSNGLQARQTIQMQVDAGACLEWLPQETILFNGAIYRQDLRVELATGASWLGWEITRFGRSARGEKFYLGEWRSHTEIWQQDVPLWIDRQWLRGSEDIFHSPHGLAGKPIVGSLVWVGGAVSAEIVEKTRNLWNGEGEAGVTSLQHGLLCRYRGSSTFEVRNWFINVWQMLRVSFLNRGNCIPRVWQV; via the coding sequence ATGACCTGCAACTCGCAAACAGCAGAAGGTTGGCATGGCAAACTTAATTTAGTCTATGCTGATCGCCAGGGTAAAACCCAATTAATTTACAATCACCAACAAGCGCCCCTGAAGGTACAACGCCCATTCTATCCAGAAGGGGAAAAAGTTTGTCATAGCGTAATTTTACACACGGCTGGGGGAATGGTGGGAGGCGATCGCTTATCCTCTAACATCCACCTCCAACCCCAAGCCCAAGCTTTAATCACCACAGCTGTTGCAAGCAAGATATATCGCAGTAATGGCTTACAAGCTAGACAAACCATCCAGATGCAAGTTGACGCTGGTGCTTGTTTAGAATGGTTGCCGCAAGAGACAATTTTATTTAACGGTGCGATTTATCGGCAAGATTTACGGGTAGAATTAGCAACCGGGGCCAGTTGGTTAGGCTGGGAAATTACCCGATTTGGTCGCAGTGCTAGAGGAGAAAAATTTTACCTTGGAGAATGGCGATCGCACACCGAAATTTGGCAACAAGATGTTCCTTTATGGATTGATCGGCAATGGTTACGGGGTAGCGAAGACATTTTCCATAGTCCCCACGGCTTGGCTGGAAAACCAATAGTAGGTAGTCTAGTTTGGGTTGGTGGTGCAGTTTCAGCAGAAATTGTCGAAAAAACCCGAAATTTATGGAATGGGGAAGGAGAAGCGGGTGTTACCAGCTTACAACATGGATTATTGTGTCGATATCGCGGTTCTTCTACATTTGAGGTGAGAAACTGGTTTATTAATGTTTGGCAGATGCTGCGAGTTTCTTTTTTGAATCGTGGTAATTGTATACCAAGAGTTTGGCAGGTTTAA
- a CDS encoding photosystem II assembly protein has product MNNLIVNWWRSQQLKLSLKRGDIRRAVQLLQEIQKSGARFSWLEKLFRDKLQLERYSQEYKREKETLTKQLTEASQQKANHILMPDEEFVKYIYKVFNLIEHDEYKLQSTGIDERIFDDFESRLVEYLKEEFSKIPEKQLFIKLEDALEDINNLKIGQDPDYRFSLTPHVYFMKYFLENVYCIYLAWFLIYQDALLPSKVNILDIAAGPGTVAYGLALFLQSSNGFFHIPQMHISYYSLEKQDAFQFRGLQFWRRYIESRLTTVNAYFRFVTTDIFTWKTQSNNLPKDFFDFIVISHCFFADPAKRVEAYNTYKQIFTNSLKNAGYILLIVQDKNLFKIYDIHQVENQDQEKNVVDKFMAELGLELVWYRYLTSTGSRTSLPGAEFAKFAQEKLPKKLYMSPILQHYFGQKHQSNYTLDDYVILAKKS; this is encoded by the coding sequence ATGAATAATCTTATCGTAAATTGGTGGCGAAGTCAGCAGTTAAAATTATCTTTAAAACGCGGGGATATCCGACGTGCAGTCCAACTATTGCAAGAGATTCAAAAATCAGGTGCAAGATTCTCATGGTTAGAAAAACTATTTAGGGATAAACTTCAACTTGAACGTTATTCCCAAGAATACAAACGAGAAAAAGAAACTTTAACTAAACAACTAACAGAAGCATCTCAGCAAAAAGCTAATCACATATTAATGCCAGATGAGGAATTTGTTAAATATATCTATAAAGTTTTTAATTTAATAGAACACGATGAATATAAACTGCAATCTACTGGTATTGATGAACGGATATTTGATGATTTTGAATCAAGGCTAGTTGAATATCTCAAAGAAGAATTTAGTAAGATTCCTGAAAAACAGTTATTTATTAAGCTAGAAGACGCTCTTGAGGATATTAATAACTTAAAAATTGGACAAGACCCAGACTACCGTTTTAGTCTAACTCCTCATGTCTACTTTATGAAGTATTTTTTAGAAAATGTATATTGCATATATTTGGCTTGGTTCCTCATTTACCAGGATGCTTTACTACCAAGTAAGGTTAATATCCTTGATATTGCAGCAGGCCCAGGAACAGTTGCTTATGGTTTAGCTTTATTTCTCCAAAGTAGTAATGGTTTTTTTCATATCCCGCAAATGCATATATCCTACTACTCTTTAGAAAAACAAGATGCCTTCCAGTTTCGTGGACTTCAGTTTTGGCGACGATATATTGAGTCACGTCTAACCACGGTGAATGCTTACTTCCGCTTTGTCACTACTGATATTTTTACTTGGAAAACTCAATCGAATAATCTACCAAAAGACTTTTTCGACTTTATTGTAATTTCTCACTGTTTCTTTGCAGATCCAGCCAAGAGAGTTGAAGCTTATAATACTTACAAGCAAATATTTACCAATAGCTTAAAAAATGCAGGTTATATTCTGCTAATTGTGCAAGATAAAAATTTATTCAAAATTTACGATATTCACCAAGTTGAAAACCAAGATCAAGAAAAAAATGTAGTGGATAAATTTATGGCAGAACTGGGATTAGAGTTAGTCTGGTATAGATATCTAACCTCAACAGGTTCAAGAACATCTTTGCCCGGTGCTGAATTTGCTAAGTTTGCTCAAGAAAAATTACCAAAAAAACTGTATATGAGTCCAATACTGCAACATTATTTTGGTCAAAAGCATCAGTCAAACTATACATTAGATGATTATGTAATCTTGGCGAAGAAATCATGA